tgttttatttacctgcagctgctttaaatGACACTCGGTCAACACGGCAGccggagagagacagaagaagaagaaagaagcttCCAGCATGTTTACACTCCAAGAAGAAAAGACATCACAATGTTGGAAAATGATTAAGTTCAATGAAAGAAACCACCAGTGAACAATTATCTGATGGGTGAAAAGAACAGGTGGGCGTCCTGATTGTCTCTTAACttcataaagacagaaagaatcTCTATAAATGTAAGAACAGTGATTTTAGAAGGTTTTGAATCAGCAGAGTCTCTAATCAGCTCAGATGTTATTGTATTAAATCACAGGTTATTCAGGacctgcagacaggtgagactCTTTCTGAGAACAAGATCAAAAACTCATCTTTGAAGACTTTTCACTGACAAACTGTTGGTCCGTGAACTACACACCGAACAGCTTTACTGTTGTTTGTCTTAATGTGAGCACTTTTTCTTTGGTTGACTGATGGTTCCAGACCCGACCTGTGGCGGGGGACGCCGACATGTGAACGCGCTCGTGTTTTGTCGGGACAACGCCCACTTATCCCCCCCCCGAGAGGTTTGTCCGTTTCTCTCTACTCAGCCGTGTGTTCTCCTCATCCTCAATCTTTGATCCCTTCGATCTcagctctttgttgttgtgCCCCCCGCCACCCCTCCCCCCGTCCgaccagccaatcagcaaccGGACCCGACTTGACACGCCTACAAGTTTTGCCTAACGTCCAATCAGAGAGCGGCTCCGGCCGGACGCCATTTTGTCGGTTGGAGCAGCGGTGGAGGGGGTCCGCTGGCGGCTGGCTGGAACCTGTTGCTCCGTAGTTCCGTGTTGTGCAATGGACGGGTGAGTTATCCCATCGACTTACGTGTACACACAAATTAAACGGACTCGTGGCGGTTGTATTTGCGCCCGACAGAAACAACCTAAATGTATCGCAGGATAACGTTTTTCCAGAGGGCAGCTGGTGTTCTTGTTGTTAGCTTAGCTGTCGgtaaagttgtgtttgtggtagTAACAGGAAGCTAAGCTAGCCCAGCTAGCTGTTGTGTTAGCGTCGGAACGGGCCATCCTCTGCGGGCCCAGCGTTAACTCCTTTCACACAACCTGCCAGGTAAACGTGGACTGGTTTACCTGCGGAAACACGTTTATTTCAAACACTTAGCCTCGTGCTAAAGATCCGATCGATGAATAAGAAGTGAAAGATTCATCGAGCAGCGCACCGAACTTCAGTCCAGCTTTACGAAGCTCTCACGCCCACCGCGGTCCGTCCGGACGGTCCTGCAGAGTTTAGTCCGTAGAAAcgattttattttaatgtaagACTTGATCCCCGTTAATTCGTTAAAGGTGGACGGAAGTCAGTGGTGCTCATACTTTctaaaatgatacaaatcaaaGTGGttatgaaataataaatatttgttGCAAAGTAAGTCACGTGTGAAAACTTTAGATTTTATTCAACGTCTTGTGTTAAATGTGTGCCGGGTTGAACAGATGATACGTTTAAAGAGCAGGAGTCATTTTCTAAAAGCTTTATGAGTTTGAGGATGAGTTCTTAACATTTACGGTATTTTATACAGAAGGTTGTTTGTGAAGAGGACGGAAGGCTTAGTTTGACCACTGCAGGTCAGTTAAAGACAGACCTGGTCCCAAACTGAACTCCACCGACTTATTGACACAAACTAACATCTTTATTTTCCATTGATTAAATGTCCTCTATGTCTTGGTTGTTGACCTCCAGGAATCAGTGGGTTTGCTGTCTGGTCGTGTTTCGTGTCCTTTCTAACAGTTGGATCTGATAAATCTCAGGGCGGCGGAGACGTTTCAGTTCCTGATGTGAATATTTGTGTGTTGTCGGGGCTCATTCATGCCCCGAGGAGTCCTCTTCCAGCTGGTTTACCGTCTGTTCAGCCCGACCagcctgtttttcctttcttttaaatGTTACTGTAGTGTCTGAGACACTTTGTCCAGCTCTGCTTTGGGGATTCATTTCCTGTGACGTGTACCTGCTCTGTGCTTCAGTACAGTTTGGGGGGGTcgctttattttatttgtctttttgttccaCATAAGTTTCCTAAAAAGTACTAGTTTATAAAGAAAATGTAGACCGTGTCCGTTTAGCTCACCTCCATGAATGAAGTCCcaggtgagcagcaggactCTGTCCTCACGCGTCTGtcttaaataaatgatgaatgaagcGTTGCCTTCGTTAAATGGAgctaatatttaaaaaaacaacatctctGCTCAGTTTAAGCCTCAGAACAACCAGCTCTGATGTTTGGGCATTTGACTTCCTGTCTAAACAGGAAGTGGGGGTGTGTGACGCCGGGCTGTTGGACATCTTCCTGCTTTACCTGCATTTTATCAGACAGGTCGACCAATCGAAACACGTGCTGATAGAAAAGCTCTTCATCCACATCCAGAGTTTGctctggatttctttttttaatgaacgtGACAGAGGCTGGAGAACGAGTGTGGCGTCCACGGTTTGtgtcacacactgaaataaaaaaaaacatgagggcagatgaggaagaggacagaaaaggatcagagggacagaaaggtaAAGACAGGAACGATGAAGGAGAAGAGCTTCAGGTCCCTACAGGTGGGTCAGGTGTTTGTCCAGTGTAGTGATACGAGTCAGGATCTGGTCTGGAGTCAGTGAGTCACATGATGTGACAGCTGttgaaaaaaactgcagttattTTCTATTCAGATATTTCTGTAGAATAAGTGAATTAGACGTGTGTCCAACATCAGACCAGTTTAATGTCTTCTGTAAAGTCCTTATTTTCACTAATGTGGGCTGGACAGTATAAAGGTGTTGGATGTTGGTTTTGTGTCACTCAAACATGAATTGATTGACGGGTTTCCCGGGGGGCTCGGCGGCAAGCTGACCGTCCTCTTACTGCCAACCTGCTGGATGTGTCCAGAGTGAAGTCTGTCAAACATCCAGCTCAGGACTCACCTCACGGCGGTGAATCTCTGCTTTCTGACATGATGTGTTCTGTGGctcatcatttaatttaatgcacAGAGTTTATGAGAAGTGACGTCTTCAGACAGTCGATCAGTTTCaggtgagaggaaacagaaacagtaaatcctcacagaggaagagctgcagcGTCTGGACACTGATGCTGATCAGCTGTCTGTCGATCGACTCgttgattgattaattgtttcagctccagCAGGACGTCCAGGTCGAGCGACACGTGCTCGTTTGACGTGGTACCAAATGACCACGAACTGACGGACCCCCTCTGTCTGATTCCTCCACAGTTTGTTtatacatacttttacttcacttcatGTATTTTGTGAGTAGTAAAGGATGTTTTCCTGTTGGGTTTTACTTCTTTAGTGATCTGAGGAGCTTCCAGTCGTAGGCTTGTCTGTGCAGTGAGTTTAAATGATCAGTTGTAAGATGCCAGTTCGTAATAATTGTCCTCGTTTTGGACATTGTagaaacatgaaaactgaagtatttgttagctgcagctctgctccatCTGTTGGCCTCCACCAGGGGCAGTTTTCAGGTCCACACAGAGTCAGGTGGATGATGGGGGCCGTTTGGTTGGTGCTCTCTGATCATactggaaacagacaggaagtggatggTCAGCGATCGGCGAATGGTTGGTTGGTTGCGGCTCTTTTGTTTTTCCGCCCGCTGtcgcctcctctctgctgggTTTCTTCTCCCTCCGTCCGTCTCCTCAGGCAGCGTCTCTTTAACCTCAGTTTAActttttttgcttgttgtttgAGTTTCTCTCCCTGCTGCTTCTAACACGCTGTCTTTTCTTCACAGCAGTGTCCACCAAGATATAACAGTTGGTACTAAGGTAGGCACCTctgctccccccccccctcctcctcctcctcctcctcctcctcctctggttggtttgtttctgctgtgaacGTCTCTGAGGCCGTCTGACAGGACGGACATGCTGCCATCTGGGAACAATTGGAAGCTTCTCTGTGTAATTAGTGTTGAAGCCGCTCAGTGTTAGAAACTCCAGCAGTGATTTAGTCACATTCCACAACAAGACTGAGGATAATCAGATTAGTCAACAGCAACACACTTCTACATTCTTACTGGACCATGAGGCCGGTTTGACATCATGTAGCTGTTCAGAGCCAATCCTGGACCAGGTCTCAAAGACAGAGTTGACTCAGAGCGACTCCATCAGTCAGGATGTCGGCGTTCTGTCGGTGTGTTCACTCTCTGACACCAGTGACCGTGACATGTGAGGCAGCTGctagaaaaacaaagcacaggtGCTGCGTTTGTGGTGGGGGGGTCTCGAGACCATGGCGTTTGGGGTTGTCCTGCaagaacattttatttgactaaaaacaaatcaaatcttACAGCGTTAATAACGAACAGAGGCTGCAGTAGGAAGATAAGAAGTGAAAcaaatgatgaagaggatgtgATGAAGTCTGAGTGATCACACTGTGAACCATGACGTACAAAGATCACACCATCAGACCGGTTAAACAAGAAGCCTCTGAACCGACTGTAGGGTGGAGGCTGTGATCTGTGTCTGATCAGCTCCTCATCAATACTCTGATTGGTTCCTTCGTTAGTCAACAGTTTTTTAcatgatcatttaaaaaaagaataaatgcaaatattgttCATAGTGCAGCAACAGTTTATACACTGTCAGATGGAGATCATCATTCACATctcaacactgtgtgtgtgtgtgtgtgtgtgtgtgtgtgtgtgtgtgtgtgtgtgtgtgtgtgtgtgcgtgtgcatgtgcgtgctggtgtgtgtgtgtgtgtgtgcgtgcgtgtggtcTGGCTCTCATGTCAGGATGGTCACCTGTTTCAGCCCTGTTGCCTCTtgtgctgctggttttcacactgagctgataGAAAACAGATACTGAGGAGCAGCTGGTTGACGGACAGACGGGAGCTCGCTGTGTCTGTGATTGTTGATGACTTATCACTGACGCAGCAGCTGATgttaaaacacagaagaagctgtcagtgtttctacTTTACTCTCCTCCATCAGAGACCCTGAAGGTCCCCAGACATGATGAGGTCTGCAggcctctgctgcagcatccTGAATTAATACTGATGGAGGCTGTGGTCAGCTGATGGAGGCCGTGGTCAGCTGATGGAGGCCGGTGTTAGCTGATGGAGGCTGGTGTCAGCTGATGGTGGCTGATGGAGGCTGGTGTTAGCTGATGGAGGCTGTGgtcagctgatggaggctgtggtcagctgatggaggctggTGTTAGCTGATGGAGGCTGGTGTTAGCTGATGGAGGCCGTGgtcagctgatggaggctggtgtcagctgatggaggctgtgGTTAGCTGATGGAGGCTGGTGTTAGCTGATGGAGGCCGTGgtcagctgatggaggctgtggtcagctgatggaggccgtggtcagctgatggaggctggTGTTAGCTGATGGAGGCCGTGgtcagctgatggaggctggTGTTAGCTGATGGAGGCCGTGGTCAGCTGATGGAGGCCAGGGTCAGCTGATGGAGGCCGTGgtcagctgatggaggctggTGTTAGCTGATGGAGGCTGGTgtcagctgatggaggctggtgtcagctgatggaggctggTGTTAGCTGGtcagcagtgctgctgttcaCTGGACCTTCAGACGATGATCTGAGAGGATAAAAGGAAAAGCTTTAGAATAATATTTCTGTGTCGGTGGTTGTCTGATCTCCCAGCAGCCTTTGCTTCCATCACTCCGCTCTCTCCTCAGTAATCATGTTCGGTTTGTGTCCGGCAGCAGAGCGGTCACCGCTGCTGGTGCTGGTTTTAGGACAAAAACCAGAATCTGTGCCAAAACTGCATGAAGGCCGAAAGAGAGGCTGAGATCTGAGAGCAGGAAGTGACGGGagcaggggctgctgggaggaggaggaggaggaggaggaggagaccgTTTGATGATCACagctctcctgtttcctcctctggcCTCAGGCGAGTCATCTGAAACCACCTGAACACTCAGACCGGCTCcagttaaagggacagttcaggGTTTTCTCCTGCACTTTGTTTGTATTCACACCAGAAACAAAAGgagataaaagaagaagagcagcaggtcTGGGCGAGTTTAAGGGTCCTGTGTAGAGGTCCTCACAGTCCAGGTCCTCTTGGATCCACTCAGGTATTCCACATAATGTTAACAGACTGGACCTAAGATGTGGATCCAACCTCGTGCTTTTAGTGGCTTGGGTCTCAGGTCCTCAGGTTTGGGTGGACCTGTGAAGACTTCTAGTCCCATGAACTGGTTTCTGTACGTCCTCCGTAGGAAGTGCTTCctgttgaaacaggaagtgacttgGTTTATGTTCAGACACGCTTCACTTCACAAGTTTCTAATCGAGCTCTGAGTTTGTTCCATCATCatctgttctggagctttctaTCAGGTCCCCTGATCTTCCACAgagaaggacaaagacaaagaacTGTGAACCAGGACAGTTAGCCAAAATCaaataattaacaaaatattAATGGATCGACAGAATGAATCAACAGCGTTTTTAGCTTGTGAGTTTTGAAAAGCAGTAAAAGACCGAGGCGAAAGAAAcagaacatgatgatgatgagcagcgATGATGAGGGTCGGCCGgcagctgtcagacagcaggGCCACATCCAGAGGGGGGGCGGGGAGGCTGAGAGGACAGGACTCAGGTTTCTGCTGGATTATTCATGTGAGGGGTAATAAGATCTGAGCTCCTTTTGTTCAGATAAAAACCTGCTCAGGTTcctctgacagaaactgtggCAGCTTCTCAAACTCTCTGCAAACCCAATAAGACTGAACTGTCTCATTACTGAACAAGGCCTCTGATTGGTCCATCTGTCGACGTGCTCCATTCAACGTTTAGTCCAAAAACTGTGAGATGATAAAAATGCTCGTCATGTTTCCTACAGAGCTCAGTCTGATGTCttaaagctgttaaaaacaaaagatgtttaGTTCAATATCAGAGAAGactgaagaaaatcagcaaatcttcacacctgaaaagatgaaattaatacttattattaaaatagttgctgattatcTTTTGAACAGGTGAGAAACTGTTGTTAACTATGACATCGTTCACTCACTCGTTCACTCCTGTTgcttctttgctgttttttccagCGTTGTGAGGACTTTGATCCTCAGCAGAGCTGAAGATGTGAAGACATTCTGCAGTAATAATTCTCAGATGTGAGATATCCTGGAGGTGTGTGATTTATAATGACTTGACAACAGGTGTGTATAAGATGTTCAGCACCTGTTGATAAAACCAAGCACTTCCTGCAGATATTTCACTCTTAGAGTCACTTTCAGgcctttaatgtgaaacagctgcaggaagttTACTTTCATCAACAtggacaagaaaacaaaaagatggAGGTAAAGGGCTGAACtgaatatatagatatataatgGAATGATGCTGTGGAGTCTGTTTGCACTGATACAGGCTAATGAAACAACATTAATTTAGCaggaaagtgaaaatattaaattagaCCTGAATACATTAAATTTATTGGTTGAATGCTGCTTTTAAAAATTTTGGCCGTTGGATGAATCAAATTGAGAACCTCTGCAGGAGATCCTACGCCGGccactaaaaacatgaaaggcgCCGTCTAGAGTCGGTGcttggtttgtcctttctgagCCTCTGCAGACACATGGGGGTGCAACACGGTCAGCTCTGTGGacgaggacctgctccctctgtagatatgaaGCTCGTTCTGAGATAACAAACACATGATGCTTATTTCCAGGCGATGCtacacatgcagtgaaacatgaTATTCCATTAAAGCCGACAGGAGTTCAGCTGTTGTTCAGTCACACTCGGACGTGTTGGTCCGTCTTTGTCCTGCATGTTTGATGCTGCAGTGAgactctgcttcctctctctgctcagtcTGTATGAATCTGCAGTCTGAACGAGGCTCACATCTGGTTCTCATTGACTTCCTCAGCACAGGAATTCAGCCCCGGCTGCCCGCTGCGGTCTGAGGGGGGTGTCAGACCTGTCTGAtattcattgttttcagttgtcTTCTTGCCATAAAGGAGCCTGTTCTGCTTCTTTCAGTTAGTTCTGTGATGAGCTGCCGTTGCtcagctgtggctctggagcGACCTCTGGTGGCAGCGGCGTCAGCTGCACGTGCTCTGTTTGGGAAATGTCGTCATGTTGTCGGTGTTACCTCATTGTTAGTTAACTGATTCAGCTCTTTAGAAACCAGACGGGAGCGGAAACAACAAGTTGACCAATCAACAATCTTGGTCATCCTTTGATCTTTCgaagcaaaaatatcaaaacgTGGTGGTTCTAGCCtctgaaatgtgcagaaatcCAGCTTCAGTTTATCTTACATGATAATAAATgaagtgtttgtatgtgtgtgtgtgtgcatgtgtgagtgcagcCTTTTATAGTGGAGGTAaatctgatgtttctgtttcagagAGGATCTGACGAGCTTTTCTCCACCGTCTCCAACGGCCTATATATCATGAGCACCACAGGTCAGatgtgttattttgtattttacaatTACTGCAACACTCATTGGGCCTCCAGGAAATCAGAAATATATCACTGGCTCATATTAGGCTTCAACAACTCACTGAAACATCCAAACTGGTGGAGCTGTGTCACAGCAAACATTagaacagaagcagagatgCCTGACTGATCGTATTCTGCACCCCAACAATAATCACAGCATCAGTCACAGTGATCACAACACagattcatgttttctgtgtgttctgttcaCCTCTGAAATCTTTTATGCTGCTGGTGGTTCTCGTCCTCTGTAGCCAATGGCAACGACAGTAAGAAATTCAAAGGTGACATAAGAGGTCCTGGAGCGCCGTCCAGGGTCATCCACATCCGCAAGCTTCCGAACGACATCACAGAGACCGAGGTGATCAGCCTCGGTCTGCCCTTCGGAGACGTCACCAACCTGCTGATGCTCAAAGCCAAGAACCAGGTGCAGGACTTTACTTGATTGGAGTATATTTAGTGTTATAATGgttcttttactgaagtaagaTGTCCCGTGTCTCCCACAATGAACCGCCCGGGGTGTCCCCTCAGGCCTTCTTAGAGATGAACTCAGAGGATGCAGCTCAGAACATGGTGGGTTATTACTCCACAGTGATGCCCATCATCAGGCACCATCCCGTCTACGTCCAGTTCTCCAACCACAAGGAGCTCAAGACCGACAACTCCCCCAACCAGGAGGTACACCTCACTCAGTACTTTTAGCGACTGTTAGCGTATGTGCAGCACCCAGCAACTGGTAGCATCTGTTAGCATTTATATGCCTAACTGCTGTTTAGCACCTGTACACTGCCGAGCCACTGCTAGCATATGTTAGCATCTGTTTTCCAGCTACTTTTAGCATCTGTACACTGACGAGCCACTGCTAGCATATGTTAGCATCTGTTTTCCAGCTACTTTTAGCATCTGTACACTGCCTAGCCACTGCTAGCATATGTTTTCCAGCTACTTTTAGCATCTGTACACTGACGAGCCACTGCTAGCATATGTTAGCATCTGTTTTCCAGCTACTGTTAGCATCTGCAGATTGCCCAGTAACTGTCAGCATGTGCTCATCCTCTCTCAGAGAGCCCAGGCAGCTCTTCGGGCCCTCAGTACATCTCATGTGGACACAGCTGTGGCAACCCCGAGCTCGGTGctgagggtggtggtggagaaCCTGGTCTACCCCGTCTCCTTGGACGCCCTCTGCCAGGTAACACAGCACCCAAACATGAGACATGAAAGGcctcagctcagtgtttctggGACAAAAACTCTACAGGATGCCTTCCGGTACAGTACTGAGCGCAGGTCTGCAGCCTTCTGCAGCTAACACACGATCACCAGAGTTACAGGTGTGAAAGAACAGGAAACACCAGTTAGGTCTCACTTACACATGTATGTCAGGAGTGAGCCAATAAGCAGCCAATAAACTAACGTTAGCAGAGCAGGTGACAGTGTGCTcgagctgctgtggtgtttctgtccctggaaacagaagaagattcacaaatacacatttcCTCTGACAGTTTGATCAGTTTAGCTCCCGTTTGGTCCTCAGATCTTCTCAAAGTTCGGCACAGTGCTGAGGATCATCGTCTTCACCAAGAACAGTCAGTTCCAGGCTCTGCTGCAGTACCCGGACGGAGCGTCTGCCCAGGCAGCTAAACTGGTGAGCACGGCGTTCTGCTGGTCCCACTGAAACCAGAACAGTCGACGGCTGTGAGCCGTCTTCCTCTCGTGAATAACGTACCTGCTGGTGTGGTTTCAGTCTCTGGACGGACAGAACATCTACAACGGCTGCTGCACGCTGAGGATCAGCTTCTCCAAACTCACCAGCCTCAACGTCAAATACAACAACGAAAAGAGCCGCGACTTCACCAGACCCGACCTGCCCTCCGGAGACAGCCAGCCCACCATGGAGCACCCGGCCATGGCCACAGCCTTCAGTAAGACCCCCACACAGGCGTAACGTCACTAAAACctcagagagcaggagagcgaGATAAACTTTATCTTCACATACCTTGAATGGTCGACAGGAAAATTAGTCATCAGTGCAAAACGAAGGCTGAGCCAAGTCTCCATGGCAACTCTCAGCTTTTCACAGAGTCTCAGGAAGTGAGAGTTCTTACCTGagagtcacttcctgtttactcCCCTTTCACTGGAAACGaacatttcagcagctttttAGACACAGTggaggatttatttatttacaagcTGTTAACCTTCTTCATCAGAGTCAAGCTGCTCTGGACGCAGCGTTACAGCTGACCTCAtgatgaaatgtttctgttaaaCTGAGTCTACAGTGAGTGAAGCGTCATGAGTTCAGTCTTATTAGTTTTCCGAAGTGACTCAGGTCTGACGTGCATAGAAACGCTGTGTGAAATCCAGCTCAGAGCGGCATCGTGACGCGTGTCAATCCTGCGGTGTGACGCTGCAGCATGGCGTCGGTGGAGTCTGACTACAACCATCCTCAAGATTAGCAGAGAGGAATGTACAGTAACTGCAGGGAGTCAGGTGACCGACAGGTTAAAGACACTGATCCAATCTGTGTCTCCGTTTttaaaacagaccaaaaaacACTCAGAACACATCAAAAGATCCAGATGTTGTCACTCAGGTGTCGtctcttctctgcagctccaggtATCATCTCAGCTGCTCCGTATGCAGGAGCGACTCACGCCTTCCCGCCAGCCTTCACTATCCAACCTGCAGGTGAGTCTCACCTGCAGAGATCCCGTCAAACAGCTGGAGGGTCGCAGAGTGCAGATGTGAAACAGCACGAGAGTCTCCAGTTTTTACATCCTTAACACTAAAACAGTCTGCGATTCACTCAGAGTGGAGCGTCAGCACGATGAATCACAGAAACGTTTCAGTACTCTGAAAAACGTTCAGGCAGATGGTCACCATGACAAAGAGCCAGGTATCCATGGAGACCACGTGGATGACATCATTCTGACAGGATGGCACACATGTCAGGATCCAGT
This DNA window, taken from Chelmon rostratus isolate fCheRos1 chromosome 4, fCheRos1.pri, whole genome shotgun sequence, encodes the following:
- the ptbp1b gene encoding polypyrimidine tract-binding protein 1b isoform X3; the encoded protein is MDGSVHQDITVGTKRGSDELFSTVSNGLYIMSTTANGNDSKKFKGDIRGPGAPSRVIHIRKLPNDITETEVISLGLPFGDVTNLLMLKAKNQAFLEMNSEDAAQNMVGYYSTVMPIIRHHPVYVQFSNHKELKTDNSPNQERAQAALRALSTSHVDTAVATPSSVLRVVVENLVYPVSLDALCQIFSKFGTVLRIIVFTKNSQFQALLQYPDGASAQAAKLSLDGQNIYNGCCTLRISFSKLTSLNVKYNNEKSRDFTRPDLPSGDSQPTMEHPAMATAFTPGIISAAPYAGATHAFPPAFTIQPAGLTVPALPGGLASLSLPGATRLGFPPLPAGVCVLLISNLNPERVTPHCLFILFGVYGDVMRVKILFNKKENALVQMSDSTQAQLAMSHLSGQQLHGRSLRITLSKHTSVQLPREGHEDQGLTKDYSNSPLHRFKKPGSKNYSNIFPPSATLHLSNIPPSVVEDDLKMLFSSSGALVKAFKFFQKDHKMALIQMGSVEEAIESLIEFHNHDLGENHHLRVSFSKSSI
- the ptbp1b gene encoding polypyrimidine tract-binding protein 1b isoform X2, whose translation is MDGVHQDITVGTKRGSDELFSTVSNGLYIMSTTANGNDSKKFKGDIRGPGAPSRVIHIRKLPNDITETEVISLGLPFGDVTNLLMLKAKNQAFLEMNSEDAAQNMVGYYSTVMPIIRHHPVYVQFSNHKELKTDNSPNQERAQAALRALSTSHVDTAVATPSSVLRVVVENLVYPVSLDALCQIFSKFGTVLRIIVFTKNSQFQALLQYPDGASAQAAKLSLDGQNIYNGCCTLRISFSKLTSLNVKYNNEKSRDFTRPDLPSGDSQPTMEHPAMATAFTPGIISAAPYAGATHAFPPAFTIQPAVSFPYPGLTVPALPGGLASLSLPGATRLGFPPLPAGVCVLLISNLNPERVTPHCLFILFGVYGDVMRVKILFNKKENALVQMSDSTQAQLAMSHLSGQQLHGRSLRITLSKHTSVQLPREGHEDQGLTKDYSNSPLHRFKKPGSKNYSNIFPPSATLHLSNIPPSVVEDDLKMLFSSSGALVKAFKFFQKDHKMALIQMGSVEEAIESLIEFHNHDLGENHHLRVSFSKSSI
- the ptbp1b gene encoding polypyrimidine tract-binding protein 1b isoform X1; amino-acid sequence: MDGSVHQDITVGTKRGSDELFSTVSNGLYIMSTTANGNDSKKFKGDIRGPGAPSRVIHIRKLPNDITETEVISLGLPFGDVTNLLMLKAKNQAFLEMNSEDAAQNMVGYYSTVMPIIRHHPVYVQFSNHKELKTDNSPNQERAQAALRALSTSHVDTAVATPSSVLRVVVENLVYPVSLDALCQIFSKFGTVLRIIVFTKNSQFQALLQYPDGASAQAAKLSLDGQNIYNGCCTLRISFSKLTSLNVKYNNEKSRDFTRPDLPSGDSQPTMEHPAMATAFTPGIISAAPYAGATHAFPPAFTIQPAVSFPYPGLTVPALPGGLASLSLPGATRLGFPPLPAGVCVLLISNLNPERVTPHCLFILFGVYGDVMRVKILFNKKENALVQMSDSTQAQLAMSHLSGQQLHGRSLRITLSKHTSVQLPREGHEDQGLTKDYSNSPLHRFKKPGSKNYSNIFPPSATLHLSNIPPSVVEDDLKMLFSSSGALVKAFKFFQKDHKMALIQMGSVEEAIESLIEFHNHDLGENHHLRVSFSKSSI